One window of Oreochromis niloticus isolate F11D_XX linkage group LG23, O_niloticus_UMD_NMBU, whole genome shotgun sequence genomic DNA carries:
- the dhrsx gene encoding polyprenol dehydrogenase: MSPQSVLVPLFKLYLCGIKVLLYQIFNRSFTLPVLPKQNGRVAIVTGGTRGIGFETARHLASLGMHVIIAGNEREEGAAAVRKIHEEGTEGTAEFVFVDMTSLKSVRHFVRLFRDRGLPLHVLVNNAGTMMVPERQTEDGFEYHLGLNYLSHFLLTNLLLDLLKRSGKPGCCSRIINMSSATHYAGVVDMEDLNRRIQYSSHGAYSQSKLALVLFTYYLQEQLTASSCSVTVNAVDPGMVDTALYDNLWTLVQLLKKPVAKILFRTPAEGASTAVYAAAASEMEGVGGCYLYNGQKTQSAGVSYDSELQAKLWKKSCQLVGLQEA; encoded by the exons ATGTCGCCTCAGTCGGTGCTGGTGCCTCTCTTCAAACTGTACTTATGCGGAATTAAAGTTCTTCTCTACCAAATTTTCAACCGCTCCTTTACGCTCCCAG TCTTACCCAAGCAAAATGGAAGGGTTGCCATTGTGACTGGGGGTACCAGAGGAATTGGTTTTGAAACCGCAAGACACCTGGCAAGCCTTGGCATGCATGTTATCATAG CTGGGAATGAGAGAGAAGAAGGTGCAGCAGCTGTTCGGAAGATTCATGAAGAAGGGACCGAAGGAACAG CTGAGTTTGTCTTCGTGGACATGACGTCACTGAAATCTGTGCGCCACTTTGTGCGGTTATTCAGGGACAGAGGTCTACCCCTCCATGTCCTGGTTAATAACG CTGGGACCATGATGGTtcctgagagacagacagaggatGGCTTTGAGTACCACTTGGGCCTCAATTACTTGAGCCACTTCCTGCTGACAAACTTGTTGCTGGATCTGCTGAAGAGGTCAGGAAAACCGGGCTGCTGCTCTAGAATCATCAACATGTCCTCTGCTACACATTACGCAGGAGTCGTAGACATGGAGGACTTAAACAGGAG GATCCAGTACAGTTCCCATGGTGCTTACTCCCAAAGCAAACTGGCTCTGGTCCTGTTCACCTACTACCTGCAGGAGCAGCTGACTGCcagcagctgctctgtgactgTGAATGCTGTGGACCCGGGAATGGTGGACACGGCGCTGTACGATAACCTGTGGACTCTGGTGCAGCTGCTCAAGAAGCCAGTAGCCAAGATACTGTTCAGG ACTCCAGCAGAGGGAGCATCTACAGCCGTCTATGCTGCAGCTGCTTCTGAGATGGAGGGGGTGGGTGGCTGTTACCTGTACAATGGCCAGAAGACGCAGTCTGCAGGTGTTTCCTATGACTCTGAACTACAGGCCAAGCTGTGGAAAAAGAGCTGCCAGCTGGTGGGTCTGCAGGAGGCCTGA
- the LOC100705903 gene encoding ankyrin repeat domain-containing protein SOWAHC, with protein sequence MGNWESFRRDNRESRKEPVGKEPNVPEITVTEASPLSPERSFFSVPGPAHTGRTGQVLTAAEQQAESESQESLSAAEGLSVTMCRKSAESQHRSPFGPPESQEEEEEERVDTHSLSGSDDNSTPRGSRKHFIEVMMNSSPAIRRSFYLSPRAEADSTSMVSSTLDEDRTAVALEPMEHEWMMCASDGQWSSLHRLLTAEPSLILKKDFVTGFTCLHWAAKHGKPELIAMIINFAKLHNISVSIDIRSSTGYTPLHIAAIHGHVEVVKLLVRTYNADVEIRDYSGRKACQYLTDNVSVDIRSIVGGCECSAGENSHPRDGRRWRISNIKPLSQLNSNDCASGDSEGQPREKPLRRKSSLSRMKPKLQKLRDRTSQIVHSTSFKDKEQQGGSKRASFRSRAKSHFYGSDQY encoded by the coding sequence ATGGGAAACTGGGAAAGCTTCAGACGAGACAACAGGGAGTCCAGAAAGGAGCCGGTTGGAAAAGAGCCCAACGTACCAGAAATTACAGTGACTGAAGCGTCGCCGCTCTCTCCAGAGAGGTCTTTCTTTAGCGTACCTGGGCCTGCACACACTGGTAGGACGGGACAGGTACTTACTGCTGCTGAGCAGCAGGCTGAGTCTGAGTCACAGGAAAGCCTGAGCGCAGCAGAGGGGCTTAGTGTGACCATGTGCAGAAAGTCTGCAGAGTCCCAGCACAGGTCTCCCTTTGGCCCGCCGGAgtcacaggaggaggaggaggaggagcgcGTAGATACGCACAGTTTGTCTGGAAGTGACGATAACAGCACCCCAAGAGGGAGCCGCAAGCATTTCATAGAGGTCATGATGAACAGCTCCCCAGCGATTCGGCGCTCTTTTTACCTGTCCCCCAGGGCTGAAGCTGACTCCACCTCTATGGTTTCCTCCACCCTGGACGAAGACAGGACAGCTGTAGCCTTGGAGCCTATGGAGCATGAGTGGATGATGTGTGCTTCAGACGGGCAGTGGAGCAGCTTGCATCGCCTCCTCACCGCAGAACCCAGCCTCATCCTGAAGAAGGATTTTGTGACTGGCTTCACCTGCCTTCACTGGGCCGCCAAGCACGGCAAGCCTGAGCTCATAGCCATGATTATTAATTTTGCCAAGCTGCACAACATTTCTGTTAGTATTGATATTCGATCCAGCACCGGCTATACACCTCTGCACATCGCCGCCATCCACGGTCATGTGGAGGTGGTCAAGCTTCTGGTTAGAACCTACAATGCAGATGTGGAGATCAGAGACTACAGTGGGAGGAAGGCCTGCCAATACCTCACCGACAACGTGAGCGTGGATATACGGAGCATCGTTGGAGGCTGTGAGTGCTCTGCAGGTGAGAACTCTCATCCCAGGGATGGAAGACGCTGGAGGATCTCTAACATAAAGCCCCTCAGCCAGCTCAACTCCAACGATTGTGCTTCTGGGGACAGTGAGGGCCAACCCAGGGAAAAGCCCCTCAGGAGGAAGTCCTCACTGAGCAGGATGAAGCCCAAACTGCAGAAGCTTCGTGACAGGACATCCCAGATTGTCCACAGCACTTCATTCAAAGATAAGGAGCAACAGGGAGGGTCAAAGAGAGCCTCCTTTAGATCCAGAGCCAAGAGCCACTTCTATGGGTCAGATCAGTACTGA
- the LOC102082399 gene encoding zinc finger BED domain-containing protein 1 yields the protein MDFLPKEPMEGKSSGPSCSGLNLVAHPRAKSKVWKYFGFDTDADGCILHWKRIYCRVCMSQIAYSGNTSNLSYHLEKNHPIEFSEFVKSNTDQMREAFATAFSRIKTEPTVSQQQSQESYLRQSLDSENKRHNDLTVAIINFICEGLYPVCTVEEPMFKNLIGIVDPGYSPPSKSDLAGKMVPQMYCRTQNVVFSELSGVMNCGIATDLWQSPTQNRTYISLSVHSINYNSATGFSVTNKCLKTFEVQEDNRAENITRAMYEAFVKWGITHKVIGATTDGSVDVVKACSLLDLSVEMPCLGHTINHAMAEAFQLPRVSGFLGCCRKLIDHYRESAMYTAREKQKQHGLAQCTLITDQDRSWFGTLAMLQRLKEQQAAISMTLIESSSSHHFTFSGSDWALLEGLIEVLQPFKVVANMIISCKYPTISMVRPVLHMLLNTTLKIKEGDLKEISMSKEVISKVLSSTYSQNSQLSQEIATFLNIATFLDPRYKKLPFLSTQERSKVESIIIEEAKAILEKQISERSCLDDFSLVSDEPPCKKQGLPGESSASTSVQDNPLAAIFCQSDADQSQEELHAQVVEELSNYKSQRVLGLNEDPLLWWSNHAPLFPTLPKVLQKYWCVPATSVPCHRLFSSSGTFLSGKRNRIPSALVDMQVFLYENSRSYYEPEPCEDEFETVLETNSSLAQH from the coding sequence ATGGACTTTTTACCTAAGGAGCCAATGGAGGGTAAAAGTTCAGGACCTTCGTGCTCAGGCCTCAATCTGGTCGCACACCCACGTGCCAAAAGCAAAGTGTGGAAGTACTTTGGCTTTGACACAGATGCAGATGGCTGCATATTACATTGGAAAAGGATTTACTGTCGTGTATGTATGAGCCAAATTGCCTACTCTGGAAACACCTCAAACTTGTCATACCACCTTGAAAAGAACCATCCCATAGAGTTCAGTGAGTTTGTGAAAAGCAACACAGATCAGATGCGTGAAGCTTTTGCTACGGCGTTTTCTAGGATAAAGACTGAGCCGACAGTTTCACAGCAGCAGTCCCAGGAAAGCTATTTAAGGCAGAGCTTAGACTCTGAAAACAAACGACACAATGACTTGACTGTAGCTATTATCAACTTCATTTGTGAGGGGTTATATCCGGTATGTACAGTTGAAGAGCCTATGTTCAAGAATTTAATCGGTATTGTTGACCCTGGATATTCTCCTCCAAGCAAAAGTGACCTCGCAGGCAAAATGGTTCCTCAAATGTACTGCCGTACCCAAAATGTGGTCTTTAGTGAGCTTAGTGGAGTTATGAATTGTGGCATTGCTACAGATCTGTGGCAAAGCCCAACACAAAACAGAACATATATTTCACTTTCTGTGCATTCAATCAATTACAACAGTGCAACTGGCTTCTCAGTGACCAACAAATGCCTTAAAACTTTTGAAGTACAAGAGGACAACAGAGCTGAGAATATCACCAGAGCCATGTATGAAGCCTTTGTGAAGTGGGGGATAACTCATAAAGTCATTGGGGCTACCACAGATGGTTCGGTGGATGTGGTGAAAGCATGCTCCCTCCTTGATCTGTCAGTAGAAATGCCCTGCCTTGGGCACACAATCAATCATGCAATGGCTGAAGCCTTCCAGCTGCCACGAGTGAGTGGCTTTTTGGGATGCTGCCGCAAGCTTATCGATCATTATAGAGAATCTGCAATGTATACAGCACGAGAAAAACAGAAGCAACACGGCCTTGCTCAGTGTACACTCATCACAGACCAGGACAGGTCATGGTTCGGTACACTGGCAATGCTACAAAGACTGAAAGAGCAACAGGCTGCTATAAGTATGACGCTTATAGAGAGTTCTAGTAGCCATCATTTCACCTTCAGTGGTTCTGACTGGGCCTTGTTGGAGGGCTTGATTGAAGTCCTCCAGCCCTTTAAAGTTGTGGCAAACATGATCATTTCTTGTAAGTATCCAACCATTAGCATGGTGAGACCTGTCCTTCATATGCTGCTGAACACCACCCTCAAAATTAAGGAAGGGGATCTCAAAGAGATCAGCATGAGCAAAGAGGTCATCTCCAAGGTCTTGTCAAGCACATATTCACAGAATTCACAGTTATCCCAAGAGATCGCAACATTCCTCAACATTGCTACATTTTTGGATCCTCGTTATAAGAAACTGCCTTTTCTTTCCACCCAAGAACGTTCAAAAGTTGAGAGTATTATTATTGAAGAGGCCAAAGCAATCCTTGAGAAGCAGATTTCAGAGCGATCATGCcttgatgatttttctttggtGTCTGATGAGCCACCTTGCAAAAAACAGGGACTTCCGGGTGAATCTTCTGCCAGCACTTCAGTTCAAGACAACCCTTTGGCTGCCATATTTTGCCAGTCAGATGCAGACCAGAGCCAAGAGGAGCTACATGCTCAAGTAGTAGAGGAGCTGAGCAACTACAAGTCACAGAGGGTTCTAGGTCTGAATGAAGACCCTTTGCTTTGGTGGTCAAACCATGCACCTTTGTTCCCCACACTTCCTAAGGTGCTCCAGAAGTATTGGTGTGTTCCTGCCACAAGTGTCCCTTGTCATAGGTTGTTCAGCTCATCAGGTACTTTTCTTTCTGGAAAAAGGAACCGCATACCTTCAGCTCTAGTGGATATGCAGGTTTTCCTGTATGAGAACTCTCGGAGCTACTACGAGCCTGAACCCTGTGAGGATGAATTTGAAACTGTTTTGGAAACCAACTCTAGTTTGGCTCAGCACTAA